The Acidobacteriota bacterium genome includes the window ACTCGCTCCGATGCTCCAGCGTCGGAGCGAGTTTTCCCCGGGCATAGTTCCCTCTGAGAGCGTGAGGCGACCGCCGGCTTTGGCAAAGCGAAGCAATGAGCCCCTGGGAGCGCCGGCCTCTGGCCGGCTCCGGGGCGGGCGGGGGTGGCGTCCTCCGGAACGGAGGCCGCGATAGAGTAGCGAGGGGTTTCAACCCCTCGCGGGGCTTCGGGCTGACCTACCTGGAATCCGGTGCCGGTGCTGCGATGCATCTTTTGGCCGCCTTCGATAAACTCTCAACATCGCAATCGAGAAAACGTGGTGTCTCAGAGACCGGGTACCGAAGAAGGAGGCGTAGCGCGCAATGTCCAGCTCGACGATTCCCCTGGCGCAGGTGATTCAAGAACTTCGAGGACAGCTGTTGACGGCGATGGAGGCAGGTAAGGACGAGAAGCTGCGGTTGCAGGTCAAGGAGTTGGAGCTGGAGCTCCACGTTGGAGTGGAGAAGGAAGTAACCACCAAGGGCAAGGTGGGAGGCGGCATCAAGTTCTGGGTGCTTTCCGGCGATGTCTCGGGGGAGCTCAGCGGCCGCTATGCTAGCCAGAGCCTGCAGAAGATCCGTTTGAGCTTGGAACCGAAGCTGGTGGATGACGACGAGGACGGCGATGTCTACCTCTCGGCGCACTAGCCCCGCCGCCCTGACTCATGGCTGAGCTCGAAGCCGCCCGCTATGTACGCATCATGTGTGGGCAGGAGTTTCTCGGCTCAGGGTTCCGGCTGAGCCCGACCGTGGTCCTCACCTGCTGGCATGTCGTGTATGGCTACCTCGAAGGGTTACAGGTCCAGGATCCCGACGGCGACGGCTGGCAGTCCAACCCTGCGAAGGTGGTCTGGCCTCATCCCCCTCCTGCCGCGAAGGAATATGACGGGCCTGATGCGGTTCTCCTAGAGACCGATCCCCAGGGGAGCCTTTCTTCCTGGAGACGCTACCAGAAGGCCAGCATCCTGGCGGAGGGCCGCTGGAGCGGTGCTGGATATGTGTCCTCTGAGAAGAAGCCCGAGGAGCGTTTGCCGCTCGGAGGGGGCTTTCATCTGGTTGACGAGGCTGAGGGCGGCTTCACTGTATCGATGAAGTCCGGTAAGCCGAAGAAAGCCGGTGGATGGAAGGGTATCTCCGGTTCTCCAATCTTGACTCGAACCGGTGGTTCGGGTGGGTTGGCCTTAGTGGGGCTCTTGCGTTCGGCGGTCCATGTCTTCGAGGGGACCTACGTCAAAGCGGTCTCGGTGCCGTCTCTTTTCCGGGCTGACGGTTTCGAGGAGGCTCTTGGGCTCAATCAAAAGGAGGCTCTCGGGCTCAACAAAGAGGACGAGCGTTGGACGAGATTGCGAGAGGGGGTCGAGAACCACATGGATCAGCAGGTCTGTGCCAGGCTGCGACAGACGCTCGGCACAGGGTCGGACACTACGGGTGGCGGTCCAACTGACCAGGAACTGATCGATTTAGTGTGCGGAGGCCGTCAATTAGTAGACATCGCCACTGCACTATTGCGCGCCTATGGAGACGACTCAGCCAAATCGGCGCCTGAGCTTAGGAGTAGAATTAAGACTCTTGTTGACTATGCTCTGCCAGCATCGTTTTGGCAGAGATTGGGGCCGGAAGTGCCCCATTCTGCGGCGACAAGGGTTCGGATTCGCTTGCTCGTCAGGGATCTAGTGGAGGTTGCCTGCGCGGCCATTGACGGGCGCTCTCTGCGCTTGGAGGCGTCGTCTGTGAATCCTTCAAGGATTCGGGCTCCTTTGCAGGTTTCGTTGCCTCCAGAATCGGGTGCCGATCTCTCGGGAGAGCAGGGCGCTAGAGACGTGACTGGACAGCTAGTGAATAGGAT containing:
- a CDS encoding trypco2 family protein — encoded protein: MSSSTIPLAQVIQELRGQLLTAMEAGKDEKLRLQVKELELELHVGVEKEVTTKGKVGGGIKFWVLSGDVSGELSGRYASQSLQKIRLSLEPKLVDDDEDGDVYLSAH